In one window of Aquimarina spinulae DNA:
- a CDS encoding DUF3347 domain-containing protein, whose translation MRNLKIYDIRIILVAILALTILSCKENNTSKTEEKQDHHSEMGHNEDHSSHDVEQTKGVQFTDAKTAEAFQHYIHIKTALVNTDANEAKAGAQMLAKVTENAVFKMTVESIFNTDDIEAQRKAFTEVTTQMETMLSGALSSGEVYKQYCPMAFDNTGAYWLSKEKEIRNPYFGDRMLKCGNVAKTIK comes from the coding sequence ATGAGAAACTTAAAAATTTATGATATAAGAATAATTTTGGTAGCAATACTAGCATTAACAATATTATCTTGCAAAGAGAATAATACATCTAAAACAGAAGAGAAACAAGATCATCATTCTGAGATGGGGCATAACGAAGATCATAGTAGTCATGATGTAGAACAAACAAAGGGGGTTCAGTTTACAGATGCAAAGACAGCAGAAGCTTTTCAGCATTATATTCATATTAAAACAGCTTTGGTAAACACAGATGCTAATGAAGCAAAAGCAGGAGCTCAAATGCTTGCCAAAGTAACAGAGAATGCAGTGTTTAAAATGACTGTTGAGTCAATATTTAATACAGATGACATCGAGGCACAAAGAAAAGCGTTTACAGAAGTTACTACTCAAATGGAAACCATGCTTAGCGGAGCATTATCATCGGGAGAAGTTTATAAGCAATATTGCCCAATGGCATTTGATAATACAGGCGCATATTGGTTGTCTAAAGAAAAAGAAATTAGAAATCCATATTTTGGAGATCGTATGTTAAAATGTGGTAATGTTGCCAAAACTATAAAATAA
- a CDS encoding sensor histidine kinase, producing MKKVFEIKYFEIGLHILFWILYFTYPIIKFGDHNRFSFDFTEAVLNTVFIGISVYIAHFFLVKNYKGIRVLIVFLIIFLCIVYLNCYLNGKTCQCNFRLCFINKTVEYLLINAFFLAIFTIKKNIISNQILEKTEQERVQAELKSLKAQLNPHFLFNTLNMLYSNAILKDEVLADKILKLSDSLHYLMHEGEKPNVPLLQEIEFINGYIELQKARLGKKNDIKFSNTLDNPKQDIPPLLMIPFIENAFKYSSMVEGKKIPLSIDVKLANDVLNLWVENRYDPKYSSKQSEVWKDSGIGIENVKKRLTLLYPNKHTLTIESLEDTFKVNLKIDLK from the coding sequence ATGAAAAAAGTGTTCGAAATAAAATATTTTGAAATAGGGTTACATATCCTATTTTGGATACTATACTTTACCTATCCCATTATTAAATTTGGAGATCATAACAGGTTTTCTTTTGACTTTACTGAAGCAGTATTAAATACTGTTTTTATTGGAATTTCTGTATACATCGCTCATTTTTTCTTAGTAAAAAATTACAAAGGTATAAGAGTATTGATCGTATTTTTAATAATCTTTCTTTGTATAGTATATTTAAACTGTTACCTAAATGGTAAAACTTGTCAATGCAATTTTAGACTTTGTTTTATTAATAAAACAGTAGAGTATTTATTGATAAACGCTTTTTTTCTGGCCATATTTACGATTAAGAAAAATATCATAAGTAATCAAATATTAGAAAAAACAGAGCAAGAACGAGTTCAGGCAGAGTTAAAGAGTCTTAAAGCACAGTTGAATCCTCATTTTTTATTTAATACTTTAAACATGTTGTATTCTAATGCAATTCTTAAAGATGAAGTGTTGGCAGATAAAATTCTAAAACTCTCTGATAGCTTACATTATTTAATGCATGAAGGAGAAAAACCAAATGTACCTTTACTACAAGAGATAGAATTTATTAATGGATATATAGAATTGCAAAAAGCCCGACTAGGAAAAAAAAATGACATTAAATTTTCTAATACTTTAGATAATCCGAAACAGGATATACCACCATTGTTAATGATTCCTTTTATTGAAAATGCATTTAAGTATTCAAGTATGGTAGAAGGAAAGAAAATACCTCTTAGTATTGATGTGAAACTAGCAAATGATGTACTCAATTTATGGGTAGAAAATCGATATGATCCCAAGTATTCTTCAAAACAATCAGAAGTATGGAAAGATAGTGGGATTGGTATAGAAAATGTAAAAAAGAGATTAACTTTATTGTATCCAAATAAACATACGCTTACAATCGAGTCATTAGAAGATACTTTTAAGGTGAATTTAAAAATTGATCTAAAATGA
- a CDS encoding HYC_CC_PP family protein: MKKLTHKILAVLMAMVVFVSTISFTVDMHYCGNTLVDVALFKEAKTCGMDQQVSNSIACSIMAKKSCCTDKQLTFDGQDELQNSFDKITLEQQAFVAIFYYSYINLFEGLENNVIPFKEYPPPFLVKDIHVINETFLI; the protein is encoded by the coding sequence ATGAAAAAGTTAACCCATAAAATATTAGCTGTTTTAATGGCGATGGTAGTATTCGTATCTACTATATCGTTTACAGTAGATATGCATTATTGTGGAAACACTTTAGTAGATGTTGCCTTGTTTAAAGAGGCAAAAACTTGTGGAATGGACCAACAAGTTTCTAATTCCATTGCATGTTCGATAATGGCCAAAAAAAGCTGTTGTACAGATAAACAACTTACTTTTGATGGACAGGATGAACTTCAAAATTCATTTGATAAAATCACTTTAGAGCAACAGGCTTTTGTTGCAATTTTTTATTACTCATATATAAACCTTTTCGAGGGACTTGAGAATAATGTTATCCCTTTTAAAGAATATCCACCTCCTTTTTTAGTCAAAGATATTCATGTGATTAACGAAACTTTTCTTATTTGA
- a CDS encoding efflux RND transporter permease subunit codes for MLNKSIKFLIENKLVAVLMVALFVGWGVVHAPFGWQTRILPSDPVAVDAIPDIGENQQIVFTKWQGRSPQDIENQITYPLTTSLLGVPGVKTIRSSSMFGFSSIYIIFEEDVEFYWSRSRILEKLNSLPSGLLPNGVSPGLGPDATGLGQIFWYTLEGRDENGNVTGGWDLQELRSIQDYYVKYALSSAGGVSEVASIGGFVQEYQVDVHPELMRQYNISLQQIVNAVKQSNRDIGAQTIEINQAEYLIRGLGYIKSIADIENAVVTSEEFTSIRIKDIASVSLGPEARRGILDKEGAEVVGGVVVARYGANPLEVINNVKDKIGELGTGLPSKQLKDGRTSQLTIVPFYDRTELIHETIGTLNDALTLEILITFLVVIIMVFNLRASILISGLLPVAILMVFIAMKLFGVDANIVALSGIAIAIGTMVDMGVILSENIIRHLDDNKNHLPVNTVVYNATAEISGAILTAVLTTIISFIPVFTMIGAEGKLFRPLAFTKTMALTASIIVALFFIPPFAAFLFKKKNIKTSISYIINGILIVLGGIVIFNGIWLGIILIAFAITAILGLRGVVSQNHIKLTNISIAIITIVFLLSEYWRPLGVDKSMFVNLIFVGIICFGLLGTFTLFRKYYTRILRWALNNKLLFLSLPTIIVVFGFLIMKNIGKEFMPSLNEGSFLLMPTTLSHAGVSENKRILQQLDMAVASIPEIKTVVGKAGRTESSLDPAPLSMYENIILYKPEYMLNENGKRQRYKVNDDGLFISKDGNLIDNKNYDANTDKTSKVSKKKYFSINRENLIPDNTGEFYRNWRPEIKSPDDIWSEIINVTKLPGVTSAPKLQPIETRLIMLQTGMRAPMGIKVKGQNLKQIEAFGIQLEEILKEVNGVKDEAVFADRIVGKPYLIIDIDREQLVRYGVSVEQVQQILEVAVGGISLTQTVEGRERYGVRVRYPRELRANPTDLATIYVPLNKGSTIPLSELVDIRYEQGPQVIKSEDTFLVGYVLFDKKDGFAEVNVVKSSQNLIKTKIDNNELIVPKGITYQFTGTYENQLRAEKTLSIVVPLALVIIFLILYFQFRSITTSLIVFTGIAVAFAGGFLMIWLYGQDWFLNINFFDKNLRDLFQVHTINLSVAVWVGFIALFGIATDDGVVMATYLKQTFDKNKPKSLDDIRTSVIEAGEKRIRPCLMTTATTILALLPILTSTGRGSDIMIPMAIPSFGGMGIALITLFVVPVLFGWKKEVQLKKRSK; via the coding sequence ATGCTAAACAAAAGCATCAAATTTCTTATCGAGAATAAATTGGTTGCAGTCCTTATGGTAGCTCTCTTTGTAGGGTGGGGCGTAGTACATGCTCCATTTGGTTGGCAAACCAGAATATTACCTAGTGACCCTGTAGCAGTCGATGCCATACCAGATATTGGCGAAAACCAGCAAATTGTGTTTACAAAATGGCAAGGACGGTCACCACAGGATATCGAGAACCAGATTACATATCCCTTAACGACTTCACTTTTAGGAGTTCCTGGAGTAAAGACCATTCGTAGCTCTTCGATGTTTGGATTTTCTAGTATTTATATCATTTTTGAAGAAGATGTAGAATTTTATTGGAGTAGGAGTCGTATTCTGGAAAAACTAAACTCTCTGCCATCAGGGTTATTGCCAAATGGAGTAAGCCCTGGTTTAGGACCGGATGCAACCGGATTAGGACAGATTTTTTGGTATACTTTAGAAGGACGTGATGAAAACGGAAATGTAACTGGTGGTTGGGATTTACAAGAACTAAGAAGTATCCAGGATTATTATGTGAAATATGCATTATCATCTGCAGGTGGTGTATCAGAGGTGGCCTCTATCGGTGGATTCGTACAAGAATACCAAGTAGATGTACATCCAGAGTTAATGCGCCAGTATAACATTAGTTTACAGCAAATTGTTAATGCAGTTAAACAATCAAATCGGGATATTGGTGCGCAAACTATAGAAATTAACCAGGCAGAATATCTTATTCGTGGTTTAGGATACATAAAATCTATTGCCGATATAGAAAACGCCGTAGTGACATCAGAAGAATTTACCTCAATTCGTATTAAAGATATTGCCAGTGTTAGTTTGGGGCCAGAAGCCAGAAGAGGTATTCTGGATAAAGAAGGTGCAGAAGTAGTAGGAGGTGTTGTTGTTGCACGTTACGGAGCAAACCCATTAGAGGTTATCAATAATGTAAAAGATAAAATTGGCGAACTCGGTACCGGATTACCATCCAAACAATTAAAAGATGGTCGTACCTCGCAATTAACCATAGTTCCTTTTTATGATCGAACCGAACTTATTCATGAAACAATAGGTACACTTAACGATGCTCTTACCTTAGAAATTTTGATAACCTTTCTTGTTGTCATTATTATGGTATTTAATCTTAGAGCTTCAATTCTTATTTCAGGGCTCTTACCAGTAGCCATTTTAATGGTTTTTATAGCGATGAAATTGTTTGGAGTTGATGCCAATATCGTTGCTTTATCCGGTATTGCCATTGCCATTGGTACTATGGTAGATATGGGAGTGATACTTTCAGAAAATATTATAAGGCATCTGGATGATAATAAAAATCACTTACCAGTAAATACAGTAGTGTATAATGCTACAGCAGAAATTTCTGGAGCGATATTAACAGCAGTACTAACGACTATAATTAGTTTTATTCCTGTATTCACGATGATCGGCGCAGAAGGAAAACTATTTAGACCATTAGCATTTACCAAAACAATGGCACTTACAGCATCAATCATAGTAGCTTTGTTCTTCATTCCTCCATTTGCCGCTTTTCTATTCAAAAAGAAAAATATAAAAACTTCAATAAGTTATATAATCAACGGTATTTTAATTGTATTAGGAGGTATAGTAATTTTTAATGGTATATGGTTAGGCATCATTTTGATAGCTTTCGCAATAACAGCTATTCTTGGCTTAAGAGGTGTGGTTTCACAAAACCACATTAAATTAACAAATATTAGTATAGCGATAATAACTATAGTGTTTTTACTATCCGAGTATTGGAGGCCTCTAGGAGTTGATAAAAGTATGTTTGTTAACCTCATTTTTGTAGGAATCATTTGCTTTGGATTGTTAGGTACTTTTACGCTGTTTAGAAAATACTATACCAGAATATTGCGATGGGCGTTGAACAATAAATTACTATTCTTATCTCTACCCACCATTATTGTTGTTTTTGGTTTTTTAATCATGAAAAATATTGGAAAAGAATTTATGCCTTCATTAAATGAAGGATCTTTCCTATTGATGCCAACCACATTATCACATGCTGGAGTCTCAGAAAATAAAAGGATATTACAGCAATTGGATATGGCGGTAGCAAGTATTCCCGAAATTAAAACTGTTGTTGGTAAAGCCGGAAGAACAGAATCTTCTCTTGATCCTGCCCCATTATCAATGTATGAGAACATTATTTTGTATAAACCCGAGTATATGCTTAATGAGAATGGTAAGAGACAACGATATAAGGTTAATGATGACGGTTTATTTATAAGTAAAGATGGTAATTTGATTGACAATAAAAACTATGATGCTAATACTGATAAAACCAGTAAAGTATCAAAAAAGAAATATTTCTCGATTAATAGAGAAAATCTTATTCCCGATAATACCGGTGAATTCTACCGTAACTGGAGGCCAGAAATCAAGAGTCCAGATGATATTTGGAGTGAAATCATAAACGTCACAAAATTACCAGGAGTGACTTCTGCTCCAAAATTACAACCGATAGAAACCCGATTGATAATGCTCCAAACAGGAATGCGTGCACCAATGGGTATTAAAGTAAAAGGGCAAAACTTAAAACAAATTGAAGCTTTTGGAATCCAATTAGAAGAAATATTAAAAGAGGTAAATGGTGTAAAAGATGAAGCTGTTTTTGCAGATCGTATTGTTGGGAAACCTTATCTAATTATAGATATCGATAGAGAACAACTGGTTCGTTATGGAGTATCTGTAGAACAGGTTCAGCAAATTCTGGAAGTTGCAGTAGGAGGGATCTCCCTTACACAAACAGTCGAAGGTAGAGAACGTTATGGAGTACGAGTACGCTACCCTAGAGAACTTCGGGCCAACCCGACAGATCTTGCAACTATTTACGTTCCCTTAAACAAAGGAAGTACGATACCGTTAAGTGAATTGGTAGATATTCGTTATGAACAGGGACCACAAGTGATAAAAAGTGAAGATACATTTCTAGTGGGTTATGTTTTATTTGATAAAAAAGATGGTTTTGCAGAAGTAAATGTGGTTAAAAGTTCGCAAAATCTAATAAAAACTAAGATTGATAATAATGAACTGATTGTTCCAAAAGGAATTACCTATCAATTTACGGGTACTTATGAAAACCAATTGAGAGCAGAAAAGACATTATCGATTGTAGTACCATTAGCTTTGGTTATTATCTTTTTGATCCTCTATTTCCAATTTCGCTCAATAACTACTTCGTTAATAGTGTTTACAGGTATTGCAGTAGCTTTTGCTGGTGGATTTTTAATGATCTGGTTATATGGTCAAGATTGGTTTTTAAATATTAATTTCTTTGATAAAAACTTACGAGACCTGTTTCAGGTTCACACAATCAATCTAAGTGTTGCAGTATGGGTCGGCTTCATAGCGCTTTTTGGTATCGCTACAGATGATGGAGTAGTAATGGCAACTTATCTTAAACAGACTTTTGATAAAAATAAACCAAAATCTCTTGATGATATTAGAACATCTGTGATCGAAGCAGGAGAGAAGAGAATTCGTCCTTGCCTAATGACAACTGCGACTACAATTCTTGCATTATTACCAATATTAACATCCACTGGTCGTGGAAGTGATATCATGATACCCATGGCGATTCCTTCATTTGGAGGAATGGGGATTGCCCTTATAACATTGTTTGTTGTACCCGTATTATTTGGCTGGAAAAAAGAAGTTCAACTTAAAAAAAGGAGTAAATGA
- a CDS encoding TonB-dependent receptor domain-containing protein encodes MARLITIIIILLLSFLNSFSQSLKGEIIDIDTNEPIPYATVILKNQKGEFLEGVTTDDNGIYSIDYQSGKYDVEASFIGYETYKSSVVIDKNTTLDITMKTEATALDEVTLVAEETTVKQLIDKKVVHVGKDVLSGGGDAATVLSQLSEVQADQNGNISLRGSQNVNVLVNGKPSPLSTTELLQQIPSDEINKIEIITSPSAKYQANGLTGIINIITNKKVRKGVVITTSLNGNSLGSHGVNGGINYGRSKTSYRFGGSYKKNIFENENTQNRSGIQPFTQLSDFKFNGDVYKVNGGIDWFPNDDNEFSLGLDYTDNGHILDNKANIIQDDVTTFQNILGSHSHKTFNANGNYRHYFKERENFLEIDIQLSDNANILKSDFRPNLGITDNATDNDVFITSLAMDYSGALSEKFKIEAGTFWNRQNLDNSRSFFDADNIPLSQESFENTQSTYAAYTLIKYSLKGVNIQAGVRGELFARKANLKTDNTIIENDFTNLFPSLHLSYTIKEDQTFIFGYNRRTSRPTLSQVNPIAFQINEFSISQGNQALEPEFSNNFDVSYQFKKKNLKITPAFAYRLKENIITTNNYVNDDGINVFTSVNNGATNAYGIEMAIHIKPYNWLNTDLNFNWNYEEFKNDQIGFTRNFNRSYNLTLKNQFKISQKTNMVVSWRYNGPSKGFFYTQETTQKIDLGIRHKILKNKGSLNLRVTDLFNTQRFEGINSGSGFSQNYAYKPISRVVHLAFSYRIDGGTVKQRNKKSRRYNSGLID; translated from the coding sequence ATGGCCCGATTAATTACTATCATTATTATTCTATTATTGTCTTTTCTCAACTCTTTCTCTCAATCCTTGAAAGGTGAAATTATTGATATAGATACTAATGAGCCAATACCTTATGCAACTGTAATTTTAAAAAACCAAAAAGGAGAATTTTTAGAAGGAGTAACAACCGATGATAATGGTATTTACAGTATAGATTATCAAAGTGGAAAATATGATGTAGAAGCAAGTTTTATAGGATATGAAACGTACAAATCCTCTGTGGTAATTGATAAAAATACAACATTGGATATTACGATGAAAACAGAGGCAACAGCTCTGGATGAAGTAACATTAGTAGCAGAAGAAACTACCGTAAAACAATTAATCGATAAAAAAGTAGTGCATGTAGGAAAAGATGTATTATCTGGTGGGGGAGATGCAGCAACAGTATTAAGTCAATTATCCGAGGTACAGGCAGATCAAAATGGAAATATAAGCCTGAGAGGAAGTCAAAATGTAAATGTACTGGTTAATGGTAAACCTTCGCCATTAAGTACAACAGAGTTACTGCAACAAATTCCTTCTGATGAAATTAATAAAATTGAAATAATAACATCACCATCTGCAAAATATCAAGCTAATGGCCTTACCGGAATTATTAATATCATTACCAATAAAAAAGTGCGTAAAGGGGTTGTAATTACTACAAGTCTAAATGGTAATTCTCTGGGAAGTCATGGTGTAAATGGTGGGATTAATTATGGGCGATCTAAAACCAGTTATAGATTTGGTGGTTCTTACAAGAAGAATATCTTTGAAAATGAAAATACCCAAAATCGATCAGGAATTCAACCATTTACACAGTTAAGTGATTTTAAATTTAATGGAGATGTATATAAAGTTAATGGAGGTATAGACTGGTTTCCAAATGATGATAATGAGTTTTCTTTAGGTTTAGATTATACTGATAACGGACATATATTGGATAATAAGGCTAATATAATTCAGGATGATGTCACTACTTTTCAAAATATTTTAGGGAGTCATTCTCATAAAACATTTAATGCCAATGGTAATTATAGACATTATTTTAAGGAGAGAGAAAATTTTCTTGAAATCGATATTCAGTTATCCGACAATGCAAATATTCTAAAAAGTGATTTTAGACCAAATCTTGGGATTACCGATAATGCTACTGATAATGATGTTTTTATTACAAGCCTGGCAATGGATTATTCGGGAGCGCTAAGCGAGAAATTTAAGATTGAAGCCGGAACGTTTTGGAATCGACAAAACCTCGATAATTCACGCTCTTTTTTTGATGCAGATAATATTCCTTTATCACAAGAAAGTTTTGAAAACACACAATCGACATATGCTGCATACACATTAATCAAATATAGCTTGAAAGGGGTAAATATTCAGGCAGGAGTAAGGGGAGAGTTATTTGCCAGAAAAGCAAATCTTAAAACAGATAATACAATCATAGAGAATGACTTTACAAACTTGTTTCCTTCATTGCATTTAAGTTATACAATAAAAGAAGATCAAACATTTATTTTTGGATATAATAGAAGAACATCCAGACCTACTTTAAGCCAGGTAAACCCTATTGCATTTCAGATTAATGAGTTTTCGATTAGTCAAGGAAATCAGGCTTTAGAGCCTGAATTTTCAAATAATTTTGATGTTTCTTATCAATTTAAAAAGAAAAACCTAAAAATAACGCCAGCTTTTGCCTATCGTCTTAAAGAAAACATTATTACCACCAACAACTATGTAAATGATGATGGTATAAATGTATTTACTTCTGTAAATAATGGTGCTACCAATGCTTATGGAATAGAAATGGCGATACACATAAAACCCTATAACTGGTTAAATACTGATTTAAACTTTAATTGGAATTATGAAGAATTTAAAAACGATCAAATTGGCTTTACCCGTAATTTTAATAGAAGCTATAACCTAACTCTTAAAAATCAATTCAAAATATCTCAAAAAACGAACATGGTAGTATCCTGGCGTTATAATGGTCCTTCAAAAGGATTTTTTTATACCCAGGAGACTACCCAAAAAATAGATTTAGGAATCAGACATAAGATCTTGAAAAATAAGGGAAGTTTAAATTTACGGGTAACAGACCTTTTTAACACTCAACGTTTTGAAGGGATCAATTCTGGCAGTGGATTTTCACAAAACTATGCGTATAAACCTATTTCTAGGGTTGTACATTTAGCATTTTCTTATCGCATAGACGGAGGAACTGTGAAACAACGAAATAAAAAATCAAGACGCTACAATAGTGGTCTCATTGATTAA
- a CDS encoding LytR/AlgR family response regulator transcription factor, whose translation MKCIIIEDELPAQQLLIKYIEQSSDIECIGVFESVSELPLYVLNEVDFILLDIQLPGANGLDFLKSLDIKPKVIITTAYRDYAIDAFEEAVEDYLLKPFSYHRFLKSVMRIQNTLTDKNTIHNEKELFVYTDKTFYKIIKTDINYIKSEADYVYIYYNEKKLLVQDSLSNWEYKLKDDGFIRIHRSYLINFRKIDKIEGNLVHIEKEAIPIGKTYRTSFYNIIKK comes from the coding sequence ATGAAATGCATCATTATAGAAGATGAACTGCCTGCACAGCAATTATTGATTAAATATATAGAGCAGTCCTCAGATATCGAGTGTATTGGCGTTTTCGAATCGGTTTCAGAATTACCTTTATATGTCCTTAATGAAGTAGATTTCATATTATTGGATATACAATTGCCCGGAGCTAATGGTTTAGATTTCTTAAAAAGTTTAGATATAAAACCAAAAGTTATTATTACAACTGCCTACAGAGATTATGCAATTGATGCTTTTGAAGAAGCCGTAGAAGATTACCTACTCAAACCTTTTTCTTATCATAGATTTTTAAAATCTGTAATGCGAATACAGAATACCCTTACAGATAAAAATACGATTCATAATGAAAAAGAACTATTTGTATATACAGATAAAACCTTCTATAAAATAATCAAAACTGATATTAATTATATCAAATCAGAAGCCGATTATGTCTATATATATTATAACGAAAAGAAATTGCTAGTTCAGGATAGTTTAAGTAACTGGGAATACAAACTTAAAGATGATGGTTTTATAAGGATTCATAGATCTTACCTCATTAATTTTAGAAAAATTGACAAAATAGAAGGGAACCTTGTACACATAGAAAAAGAAGCTATTCCTATCGGAAAAACGTATAGAACATCTTTCTATAATATTATTAAAAAATAA
- a CDS encoding DUF4249 family protein produces MKPLYRIILISLCFIPVLSCLKETPLEGEFEPQVFIYGYLINNTDNIKITIQKTVPVNTTTLDPINDASVFLYTEDPDGTVRLVTDDFRVSEGVYLSTDAVIGLIGNKYWIEVTLADGTTYESVHEPLKEPVQIKTISKVNGYPRVIFSDPGNETNFYQVHFTFYSNGNLISEVFELSNDVLFNGNENAYIETFTSGGDILGVSLSNLNFHTYEYYVAAHEQYDNQVDFGDPETTEPFLVFSKPPINLVGNIRNITTDRKALGFFGVFSFSYQEVSF; encoded by the coding sequence ATGAAACCATTATATCGAATTATACTAATTAGCCTTTGTTTTATACCTGTGTTAAGTTGTCTTAAAGAAACACCATTAGAGGGAGAGTTTGAACCACAAGTTTTTATCTATGGGTACCTTATTAATAACACAGATAATATAAAAATTACAATTCAAAAAACAGTACCAGTTAATACTACTACACTGGACCCTATTAATGATGCTTCTGTATTTCTATACACAGAAGATCCTGATGGTACAGTTAGACTTGTTACTGATGATTTTCGAGTGTCTGAAGGAGTATACTTAAGTACAGATGCAGTGATTGGTCTTATCGGAAACAAATATTGGATTGAAGTTACACTTGCTGATGGGACTACTTATGAGTCTGTTCATGAACCATTAAAAGAACCTGTGCAAATAAAAACTATAAGTAAAGTAAATGGCTATCCAAGAGTGATTTTTAGTGACCCAGGAAATGAAACTAATTTTTATCAGGTACACTTTACCTTTTATAGTAATGGAAACCTTATTTCCGAAGTATTCGAACTATCTAATGATGTTCTTTTTAATGGAAATGAAAATGCATATATAGAAACCTTTACTAGTGGTGGGGATATTTTAGGAGTGAGTCTTTCAAATTTAAATTTTCACACCTATGAGTATTATGTAGCCGCTCACGAACAATACGATAATCAAGTAGATTTTGGAGATCCAGAAACCACAGAACCCTTTTTAGTATTTTCAAAACCTCCTATTAATTTAGTAGGGAATATTAGAAATATAACAACAGATAGAAAAGCATTAGGTTTTTTTGGAGTGTTTAGTTTTAGCTATCAAGAGGTCTCATTTTAG
- a CDS encoding TolC family protein: MKHLNFIIGFLFISVFAYAQQLESYIQEGWRNSAKIQSFELHYAVAKEKIKEVNTIPNTQFGIGYFVSEPETRTGAQRAKFSIQQKLPWFGTITARENYSTAMAETEYVDIVIMKRKLALSISQSYYKLFAIQNKQKTLEDNILLLQTYEKLALTSVEVGKASAVDVLRLQIRQNELEQYKAVLKESFLAEQIAFNALLNRDSDIDIVAPSDMNIPLEDPITNNENLQLNPELLKYDKIYESIKQSELLNRKEKAPQIGFGLDYIPVSERNDATISDNGKDIIMPMVSFSIPIFNKRHDSRTRQNELRQQEITAQKEERLNRMETILGKAISNRNTARIKYNTQKENLKQAKNAEEILIKSYETGTIDFNDVLDIQELQLKFQLNQIESIQLYYTEAAIINYLTN, translated from the coding sequence ATGAAGCATTTAAATTTCATAATAGGATTTCTTTTTATTTCAGTTTTTGCATATGCTCAACAACTTGAATCTTATATTCAAGAAGGATGGCGTAATAGTGCTAAAATTCAGTCTTTTGAATTGCATTATGCTGTTGCAAAAGAAAAAATAAAAGAAGTAAATACGATACCTAACACACAGTTTGGTATAGGATACTTTGTAAGTGAACCCGAAACACGTACAGGGGCACAACGTGCAAAATTTTCGATTCAACAAAAGCTACCATGGTTTGGAACAATCACAGCAAGAGAGAATTATTCTACTGCTATGGCAGAGACAGAATATGTGGATATTGTAATAATGAAAAGAAAATTAGCGCTTTCAATTTCTCAATCGTATTATAAATTGTTCGCAATACAAAACAAACAAAAAACCCTCGAAGATAATATTCTACTGTTGCAAACATACGAGAAGCTGGCGCTAACATCTGTTGAAGTTGGTAAAGCCTCTGCAGTTGATGTACTAAGGCTACAAATTCGTCAAAATGAATTAGAACAGTATAAAGCGGTACTTAAAGAAAGTTTTTTAGCAGAGCAAATAGCTTTTAATGCTTTACTCAATCGGGATTCTGATATTGATATAGTTGCTCCCAGTGACATGAACATACCGCTAGAAGACCCTATTACCAATAATGAAAATTTACAACTTAATCCAGAATTACTTAAATATGATAAGATATATGAAAGCATAAAACAATCAGAATTACTTAATCGAAAAGAAAAGGCTCCACAAATTGGCTTTGGACTTGACTATATACCAGTTTCAGAAAGAAATGATGCTACTATAAGTGATAATGGTAAAGATATTATAATGCCTATGGTATCTTTTTCTATACCAATATTTAATAAACGTCATGATTCCCGAACTCGTCAAAACGAATTACGTCAGCAAGAAATTACAGCACAAAAAGAAGAACGGTTAAATCGAATGGAAACGATTTTAGGAAAGGCTATTTCGAATAGAAATACTGCAAGAATCAAATACAATACTCAGAAAGAAAATTTAAAACAAGCTAAAAATGCAGAAGAAATATTAATAAAAAGCTATGAAACAGGAACCATAGACTTTAATGATGTGTTAGACATCCAGGAACTACAGCTTAAATTTCAGCTAAATCAAATAGAGAGCATACAATTATACTATACAGAAGCTGCAATTATCAATTATTTAACAAATTAA